The DNA region GTTCCAAAAATGACTCAATCTGAGCTATTCGCGGTAATGTGTGGTGGTCTAGCGTCTGTTGCTGGTGGTGTACTAGCAGGTTACGCATCTATGGGTGTTCCACTAGAATACCTAGTAGCAGCATCATTCATGGCAGCACCAGGTGGTCTACTATTCGCTAAGATTCTTCACCCAGAGACTGACCAGCCTCACGAAGATATCGAAGAAGCAATGGACGGTGGCGACGACAAACCAGCTAACGTAATCGACGCAGCAGCGGGCGGTGCGGCTTCTGGTCTACAACTTGCGCTAAACGTAGGTGCAATGCTAATCGCATTCGTTGGTCTGATTGCTCTGGTTAACGGTATGCTAGGTGGCATCGGTGGTTGGTTCGGTATGCCTGAACTAACACTAGAACTTATCCTAGGTTACGCGTTCTCTCCACTAGCATTCCTAATCGGTGTTCCATGGGACGAAGCAGTTGTTGCTGGTTCATTCATCGGTCAGAAACTAGTAATCAACGAATTCGTTGCATACTTGAACTTCACACCTTACCTAGGTGAAGGCGCTCAAGTTGTTGCAGCAACTGGTGAAGTAATGTCTGCTAAGACAACAGCTATCATCTCATTCGCACTATGTGGCTTCGCGAACCTTTCTTCTATCGCGATTCTACTTGGTGGTCTAGGTAGTCTTGCACCAAACCGTCGTTCAGATATCGCTCGCATGGGTATTAAAGCAGTTCTTGCTGGTACGTTGTCTAACCTAATGGCAGCGACTATTGCAGGCTTCTGCCTTAGCCTTGCAGCACTATAATTAGAATCGGTTCTTAATATATAGACGCCGTTTTAAATCATGCCCTGTAGCAAGAAATTGCTGCGGGGCATTTTTCGTTTTTCAGGCCTGAAAATTTTATCGTATGTAGGTCGATGCAATTCGCTTACGCAGTCGATGGAATAGGGGCTGGGAAATTTTGAGATACAAACCGTTTGCGCTCTATTTGGTGCTACAGTTTTGCGGTGAAACTCTATAATGTAGTGATCATGAAATGGTGGTTCTGATAACCACTTAATCACAGAGTGAATATTACATGCTCGATGGGCAAATGAATTGCCCTCCAATATCAGTTCCCACAAGCGTTTTATTGTGTGATGTGATATTAAAGACACCGCAATCATAGATTGTTGTGCCATAGGCCAAACTGGTACTGTGCGGTGACAAGGATAGCAATTGGTATATGATTTTTCGCAGTATATGCCGAGTCTTCAGGGAACCAAGTCCGTTCATTAATAGACTGCTTAGCTAAAATCTCACGCTGTCTCTACTTATTGATTATAGTTAGAGAAGTGATGTGAAGCTGAGTAGTGAATTTTTTGAATATTGATCGGAGATAGAAATGAGCGATTTAAAAGCAGCAGCGCTACGTGCACTGAAACTTATGGACCTTACTACGCTAAATGATGATGACACTGATGCAAAAGTGATCTCGCTATGTCATGACGCGAAAACTGCAGTAGGCAACACAGCTGCAATCTGTATTTACCCTCGCTTTATTCCTATTGCTAAGAAGACACTTCGTGAGCAAGGTACGCCAGAAGTTCGCATTGCGACTGTAACGAACTTCCCACACGGTAACGACGATATCGACATCGCTGTTGCTGAAACAAAAGCGGCTGTTGCTTACGGTGCAGACGAAGTAGATGTAGTTTTCCCATACCGCGCTCTAATGGCGGGTAACGAGAAAGTGGGCTTCGAACTAGTTAAGCAATGTAAAGAAGCTTGTGGTGATATCCTTCTTAAAGTGATCATCGAGACAGGTGAACTAAAAGAAGAAGCGCTAATCAAGAAAGCATCTCAAATCTGTATCGAAGCAGGTGCTGACTTCATTAAAACTTCAACTGGTAAAGTGCCAGTAAACGCAACACCAGAATACGCTCGCATGATGCTTGAAGTTATTCGTGATATGGGTGTTGCAGAATCTGTTGGTTTCAAACCAGCAGGTGGTGTGCGTACTGCTGAAGATGCAGCGGCATACTTAGCAATGGCTGATGAAATCCTTGGTGACAACTGGGTTGATGCTCGTCACTACCGTTTCGGTGCATCTAGCCTGCTAACAAACCTACTAAATACATTAGAAGTATCGGACCAAGTCGCTGATCCAACAGCGTACTAATTCCAAAAAAAGCGTCTGAACGGTAGCACCAGCTTTGGTGCTACCAAACCTCTTCTATCCTACTTTTACCATGGCTCATTATGAGCTTGGGAGGCACTAATGTATTTACCACAAGAAATCATTCGTAAAAAACGTGACGGCGAAGTTCTAACAGCCGACGAAATCAACTTCTTTATTCAAGGCGTAGCAAACAACAGTGTATCTGAAGGCCAGATCGCCGCTTTTGCTATGACAATCTTCTTCAATGAAATGACGATGCCAGAGCGTATCGCACTAACGTGTGCAATGCGTGATTCAGGTATGGTTATCGATTGGAGCCACATGAATTTTGGTGGTCCAATTGTCGATAAGCACTCTACTGGTGGTGTGGGTGACGTGACTTCTCTAATGCTTGGTCCAATGGTGGCTGCATGTGGTGGTTTCGTACCTATGATCTCTGGTCGTGGTCTTGGCCACACTGGCGGTACGCTGGATAAGCTTGAGTCTATTCCTGGCTATAACATCACGCCGACAAACGACGTGTTTGGTCAAGTCACTAAAGACGCAGGTGTGGCGATCATCGGTCAAACGGGTGACCTAGCACCAGCGGATAAGCGCGTTTACGCGACTCGCGACATCACAGCGACAGTAGACAACATCTCTCTGATCACGGCGTCGATTTTATCGAAGAAGCTTGCTGCAGGTCTTGAATCTCTAGTAATGGACGTAAAAGTAGGCTCTGGCGCATTCATGCCAACTTACGAAGCATCTGAAGAGCTAGCAAAATCTATCGTTGCGGTAGCAAACGGTGCAGGAACGAAGACAACGGCAATCCTAACGGACATGAACCAAGTATTGGCGTCTTCTGCGGGTAACGCAGTGGAAGTTCGTGAAGCAGTTCGCTTCTTAACAGGTGAATACCGTAACCCACGTCTACTTGAAGTGACTATGGCTTCATGTGCTGAAATGTTAGTACTTGGCAAGCTTGCTGAGAGCACAGAAGACGCACGTGCAAAACTGATGGAAGTGCTAGATAACGGTAAAGCGGCAGAGTGCTTTGGCAAGATGGTTGCCGGTCTAGGCGGTCCTGCGGACTTCGTAGAAAACTACGATAATTACCTAGAGAAAGCTGAAATCATCAAACCAGTATACGCAACTGAAACGGGCGTTGTATCTGCAATGGATACTCGTGCAATCGGTATGGCTGTGGTTTCTATGGGCGGCGGTCGTCGTGTAGCAACAGACGAAATCGACTACGCGGTTGGTTTTGATAACTTCATTCGTTTGGGTGAAGTAGCGGACAGTGACAAGCCTCTAGCGGTGATCCACGCTCGCACAGAAGAGCAGTGGGAAGAAGCGGCAAAAGCGCTTCGCAGCGCAATTAAAGTGGGCGGTGAATACACACCAACGCCAGAGGTCTACCGCCAAATCCGTGCAGAAGATCTTTAATCGAACAAGTAATTACACAAGGCCTACTCAATCATAATTAGAAGCCGAGTGGGCCTAAGGAACGAGCAATGAAAAGAGCATTTATTTTAGTACTAGACTCATTCGGTATCGGCGAAACCGCTGATGCGAAGCAATTTGGTGACGTAGGTTCGGACACGCTTGGTCATATTGCTGACCAGTGTGAACAAGGCTTAGCAAACAACGACAAACGTGAAGGCGCGCTTCGTCTTCCAAACCTATCTAAGCTGGGTTTGGCAATGGCGCATAAAGAGTCAACAGGCCGTTTTGCTCCTGGTCTAGACGCAGACGCAGAGATCATCGGTGCGTACGGTCACGCAGCAGAGCTTTCGTCAGGGAAAGACACGCCGTCTGGCCACTGGGAAATTGCAGGTGTGCCTGTACTGTTTGATTGGGGCTACTTCACTGACAAAGCGAACAGCTTCCCTAAAGAACTGACTGACCGCATCCTTGAGCGTGCTGGCCTGGACGGTTTCCTAGGTAACTGCCACGCATCGGGAACTCAAGTTCTTGACGATCTTGGTGAAGAGCACATGAAGACTGGCAAGCCAATCTTCTATACATCAGCTGACTCTGTATTCCAAATCGCATGTCATGAAGAGACATTCGGTCTAGACCGCCTACTAGAGCTTTGCCAAATTGCACGTGAAGAGCTAGAAGATTACAACATCGGTCGTGTTATCGCGCGTCCATTCGTTGGTGCAGGTAAAGGTCAATTCGAGCGTACAGGTAACCGTCGTGACCTTTCTGTTGAGCCACCATCGGCAACGGTTCTACAGAAACTCGTTGAAGAGAAGCAAGGCAACGTGGTTTCTATCGGTAAGATTGCGGATATCTACGCAAACTGCGGTATCACGAAGAAAGTGAAAGCGACAGGTATCCCAGCCTTGTTCGAAGCAACACTAGAGCAAATCAAAGAAGCGGGTGACAACACCATCGTATTCACTAACTTCGTGGACTTCGATTCAGCTTACGGTCACCGTCGTGATGTTGCAGGTTACGCGGCAGCACTTGAGTACTTCGATGGTCGCATCAATGAAGTGCTAGAGATTATGGAAGAAGACGACGTGCTTATTCTAACGGCAGATCACGGTTGTGATCCAACATGGCCAGGCACTGACCATACTCGAGAACATATTCCTGTGATTGTTTACGGTCAGAAAGTACCTGCGGGTTCATTAGGCCGTCGTGACAGCTTTGCTGATATCGGTCAAACATTGGCAACGTACTTCGGTACTTCTCCAATGGATTACGGTAAGAACTTCCTATAATTAGGAATTGAAAACTAGGAGCAATATTGCTCCTAGTTTTATGTTTGCAGTATGAAAATGCTGCTTGTCGGAAATGAGAATATTCTAGCCCAAAGCGCCAACAGCAGCGCGGATTGCTAGAGACAGGTTAAGGAAAAGAAACATGGCAACTCCACATATCAACGCAGAAATGGGTGCTTTCGCAGACGTCGTTCTAATGCCGGGTGATCCGCTACGAGCAAAATACATCGCAGAGACTTTCCTTGAAGATGTGGTTCAAGTATGTGACGTTCGTAATATGTTTGGTTACACAGGCACTTACAAAGGTCGTAAGATCTCGGTAATGGGCCATGGTATGGGTATTCCATCTTGTTCAATCTACGTGACTGAGCTGATCAAAGATTTTGGTGTGAAGAAAGTGATCCGAGTTGGTAGCTGTGGTGCAGTAAACGAAGACATCAAAGTACGTGATGTTGTGATTGGAATGGGCGCGTGTACGGACTCTAAAGTTAACCGTATCCGCTTCAAAGGCCATGACTTTGCCGCTATTGCTGACTACAAAATGGTTCGCGCAGCTGAAGAAGCAGCAAAAGCACGCGGCGTAGACGTAAAAGTAGGTAACCTATTCTCAGCAGAGCTGTTCTACACGCCAGATCCAGAAATGTTCGACGTAATGGATAAATACGGCATCGTGGGTGTTGAAATGGAAGCGGCTGGTATCTACGGTGTGGCAGCGGAGTACGGTGCAAAAGCACTGACGATCTGTACTGTTTCTGACCATATTAAGACTGGTGAGCAAACCACATCAGAAGAGCGTCAAAATACGTTCAACGATATGATGCTTATCGCACTTGATTCAGTACTGTTAGGTGATGAAGAGTAAGACGAAATTCTTTTCACTTTAAAGCATTAAAAAAACAGCCCGCATTGTGCGGGCTGCTTTTTTATCCGAGATCGAATGAGCAAGTTACTTTGTCAGTAACAGGTTTTCACCTTTTTTACGGCGGATCGGTTGTCTACGTAAAATCACAATGAACAGCATGCCACACACAAAGCTCATCAGGACCATCATGTACATGTAGCGATCACTTTTACGGTAGTGATGATCAGAAATCGCAGTGACTCGGCCCGTTTCAAAGGTCACGCGAACAAAGCCAATCACAGCGCCATCCGCCGATACGGGCTCAACGAGTTGTTGGCGACCGATAGAGGCCGTCGCCAGTGGTGTATCTAACCCTAGTACTTCACGTACCGAAAGCGCCTCTTCACTTGAAGCCAAACGCACACCTTGCGCATCATAAATGGTGGCATCAAATACTAAACGGTCTTGTGCAAGTTGGTTGGTTAGCTTAAGTAGACTTTCTTGGTCTTTATTAATGATCATTTCACTAGCGGATAACGACGCTTGCGAAATCAAAACTTTTGTCAGTGTTTCAAGCTGCTGCGCTTGAATCTTCTCGTTGCCCTTACTGATCACGACACTGTTTTTTATGGTGATAAATAGCATCACGCATAGCAGGATCAGCGCTAGGATTCGTAGGGCATTCCTCACTGAGAACAGGGATTCACTCATGCTGTTTACTCGTCCATTCAAAACAAAACAAAGACTTGCCTTTTTAGCTTGTTGAGGTAACGTTTTAGCAAAGTCACAAGGGATTATATACATGGACGCGTCAAAAAGCTTGCCTATCAGAAGGCATACGACTCTTTTAAAACGACTACCCGAAACTCGCTTTGCCACTCAGCTTGATAAAGCCAAGGCAAACTGGATTGTGTTTGGTGAACATCTAGAGCCTCGCAACTTTGAAGATATCGACTTTTTTACTGGTTTCTACAATCCAATCTTAGACACATGGAAAGTAGGGCAGTATGAAGTTGCATTGATGGCTGGGCAACTCACGCCAGAGCACGAAATTATTTTGAAGAACCTCAACCTTGATTATGCGTCGCTTAATGAAGTGCCGGATCTCTCTGCGCCGGGTTTGGTGGTTTTCGATATGGACTCTACTGCGATTCAAATCGAGTGCATTGATGAAATCGCTAAACTAGCCGGTGTTGGTGAAGAAGTGGCTGAAGTGACCGAACGAGCCATGCAAGGGGAGTTGGATTTCGAACAAAGTTTGCGTCAGCGCGTTGGTAAACTGAAAGGTTCCGATGAAGCTATTTTGGAGCAAGTACGCAGCCAATTACCATTCATGCCAGATTTTGAAGCGCTGATTGCGACCTTTAAAGCACTCGGTTGGAAGACGGCGATTGCTTCAGGTGGTTTTACTTATTTTTCTGATTTCATCAAAGACAAAGTTGGCTTGGACTTTGCTCAATCGAACCAATTGGAAATTATCGATGGCAAGTTGACCGGTCAGGTACTTGGCGATGTTGTATCTGCACAAACGAAAGCGGATATCTTGGTTGAACTTGCAGAAGAGTATGATATTGAGCAACACAATACGGTGGCCGTAGGCGATGGAGCCAATGACTTGGTGATGATGTCTGCCGCAGGGCTTGGTATTGCTTATCATGCGAAACCAAAGGTAGAACAACAAGCACAAACATCGGTTCGATTTGCGGGGCTTGGTGGAGTGCTATGCATTCTGTCAGGCGCTTTGGTTAAGCAACAGAAAATCAGCTGGCAAGCGAAGCCATAAGCTCAAGGTTTAAGACCGACCAATAGAAAACACCGCCTATAGTTTGGCGGTGTTTCTTTATTCGGTGAGTTCAAGCCTGACGACGACCTCTTCCGTGATGTCTTCAAACTCACTGTAGCCGACGAGAGCAGTCAGTTCTTTCTCTAATTTGCTGGCTTGATGGACACCAAACTGAGTAAGGTCGCTCAAATCTTGGCGCAGTAACGATGTCATCGGGTCAAAAATTGGCGCGGTTGAAATGCGTGTCGCATAGAACTCACCCATCATGCGTGCTTTCTTGATGAACTGAATACGCTCTTTCACACTGGTGAATTCTTGATGCAGTTTTGACTCGACAGCCGTGATCTTAATGCCTACTTTCGTCAGGCTAATATAAATGTCTTGATGCCTTGCCTGCGCGCCATCAATACGCTTAATAGGGTCAGCAATCAGCGTGCTAGAGCGCCCTTTAAATAGTGGTTCTAGTGAGAATTGTTGGTTATGACCCAAGCGAGCATATAACTCGATATGTTTAGGAAGTGGGAAGTTTACACCTATCACCGGCGTTTTAACCGAAGAGGCGGCACTCTTACTAATGAAGATTGGCGTACTTAAAGTACGTGAAAGCAGCACACTGTGTAGCCTCTCTAACAGAGGGTTACTTGGCAACATCTCTTTTTGCTGAATGAGCTTGTCTTGGTTATGTTCGATAATGCTATTGAAGAAGGCAATCACGCGCATGGTTTTGCTGTGTTCGTCTATCACCATTTGCACGCTACGACCATCCGGGCTAACTCGAATAATACGATAAGGCACATCGGACAACGGCAGCTTTTTATCGTAGAGTTGCAGCTCACGGAAGTTGATCTTTACTTCCTGCCCTGAACGCAACGCAGTTGGTTCATCCAGCCTGATCCCTAAACCACGCTTGGAGATATCCATAGTGAATCCGGCCGTTTTTACATTGCCTACATTCAACACTAATGGCGTTTTGAACCGATAACGAGGTTCTTTACGACGCGACTGAGCATCGAAATAGATACCTTTTGGGTTACCGGCGATCTTTCTCGGCTGACGAAATGCATTTAACGTATTTGCAGGAACGCGAGGCTTCTCTGTGAGCAGGTAATCTTGACCTGATTTGTCATCGGCGATTTCTTGTAGGATGCCGACGTGGGTCAGCCTTTGTGAACTCTCCGCCAGTTCAGAAGAGAAAGCCGCAAGGTCATTTTTCTCTTGGTTTGAGAGTTCAAAAATTGAAATTCGAAACGCACGCCAACTCGAACGTTTTGCCCCTAAGTGCCAAAACAGCTGACGTTGTTCTCTTGTCGCTTCTGGTCGAAGCATCGAATAGAAGTAGGTTTTGTTATCATGCTCATGGGTAAAAGAATAAAGCACATTCGTAGTGCCTTTTACTCCAGGAGTAATTAAGGACGCCATTCTCCGTTCATGAAATAACGAACCAAACACTTGTTGATTGCGTTCATCGTGCCAGTATTGCCATAACTTCTGGTTGTTTGGCGTTAGCATAGCAAGTTTCAGTTCACTTCCCTCAAAGAAGAGCGGCAAGTTGCTAGTGTGTTTAAGAGCGATGTGTTCATAGCCACGAGTACGAGCACGGATGATTTTGTCTTGGTTATCATGACGCGCGCGTTTAGCAGCACTATTTAGCGCTTCGTCAATCACACGAGCGATGATGTTGGTTTCGGTAAGGCGGATCGTTCTTAGATAGCGAATAGAGTCATTCTCATAGCAGTCATCAACGGCTAACACACGGTAGGTGAGTGGCTTTTCAATACCCGCAACTTGAGACTTACTTGCAAACTCGGTAAAGGTCACTTGAATGACTTCACCCAAACTGTACTTGAATGCGCTAGGGACTTTGAACTTGGCACCTGAACTGGACAGGTCGATACTTAATCCATGGATTACTTGGCCTTTTGGGCGAATGATCTCAACTTGAGACTGCACTTTTAAGCGCTTCTCTTGACGTTTTAGATCGTAACCCAGATGGACAGGTTCGGCTAAGAAAGGGCTTTTAGGATCGGTAAGCGATTGCTCTTCATTCTTGCCGTTGTTCTTGCTCATCACCCGGAAGTTATTGCGTGTGTTGACTAAGGCTTCCCACATGCCTTCTGTGTAGCTACCAAATTTTTTGAGGTTTTTGTGGTAAGCGTTAAAAGCGACGTCATCCAACCAATGTGGGATGCCATCTAATTGGTATTCACGACATTCACCTTTCACCCGACCTCGCAAATCAATACTCTTCTTACAAGGAGCCATGACACGGTTGAGTTCCATCTTCACAAGAATTTTGGCCGATGGTGGTTCTCCCTCGGTCAATTGACCAAGGACAAAATCAAAGTCATCAGCGCCATAAACAGGGATGAGTCGTTCCGCGAGCGAGAGAATTTCAGATTGCTGCATTATTTCTGTTAAAGTATATCGTTATTTAGATTATATCGGCTAAGCAAAGCAAACCTTGAGTATATCAAGAGTTCATGTTCAAGAAGGTCAGACATGGCGGTGCTTGGTCACATTTGTTGAAAAAACCGAGAGTTGAAAAAATCGAGGCATCATGGCGAAAGCAAAACGAGCGTATGTTTGTAATGATTGTGGCGCAGACTTCCCGCGTTGGCAGGGGCAATGTAACGCATGTGGCGCGTGGAATACGATTACTGAAGTTCGTATTGCAGCCTCTCCGACCGTTGCGCGCAATGAACGCTTGAGTGGTTATGCTGGATCAGCAACAGAATCGAAAGTTCAAACCTTATCGGAAATCGATTTACAAGAAGTCCCAAGATTCACCAGTGGTTTTAAAGAACTAGACCGTGTACTAGGTGGTGGTGTTGTTCCTGGCGCTGCGATTTTGATTGGTGGTAGCCCAGGTGCGGGTAAGTCGACCTTATTACTGCAAACCATGTGCTTACTCTCTTCTCAAATGCCAACCTTGTATGTGACGGGTGAAGAGTCTTTGCAGCAAGTCGCGATGCGAGCCTCTCGCCTTGGTTTGCCGAAAGACCATCTAAAGATGTTGTCGGAAACGAACGTCGATAAAATTTGCCAAATCGCCGAGAAAGAGCAACCTCGCATTATGGTTATCGACTCGATTCAAGTTATGCACGTGTCTGACGTTCAGTCGTCACCGGGCAGTGTGGCGCAGGTACGTGAATCAGCAACGGCATTAACGAGATACGCAAAGCAAAACAATGTCGCCGTCTTTATTGTTGGTCACGTAACAAAAGATGGTACCCTTGCCGGCCCGAAAGTACTTGAGCACATTATTGACTGTTCAGTTCTGCTCGATGGTGGCACTGATAGCCGCTTCCGTACTTTGCGTAGCCACAAAAACCGTTTCGGTGCTGTGAACGAGCTTGGCGTATTTGCCATGACGGGACAGGGACTGAAAGAGGTCAATAATCCTTCGGCGATTTTCCTATCCCGTGGTGAAGAGGAAACATCGGGTTCTTCCGTTATGGTGGTGTGGGAAGGTACGCGTCCTCTATTAGTAGAGATTCAAGCGCTAGTGGACTACTCACAACTGGCAAACCCGCGTCGTGTTGCGGTTGGCCTAGAACAAAACCGCCTGTCTTTATTATTAGCGGTACTGCATAAGCATGGTGGTCTTCAAATGGCAGACCAAGATGTGTTCGTGAATGTCGTCGGTGGTGTAAAAGTGACAGAAACCAGTGCTGACCTTGCGTTAGTTATGGCGCTTTTATCGAGTTTCCGCGATCGTCCGTTACCGAAAGATGTTGTCGTGTTTGGTGAGGTTGGCTTGGCGGGTGAGATTCGCCCAGTACCAAGTGGCCAAGAGCGTTTAAATGAAGCATTTAAACACGGCTTTAAGAAAGCGATAGTGCCAGCGGCGAATATGCCTAAGGGCGGAATTCCTGGTATGCAAATCCATGGTGTGAAAAAACTCTCGGAGGCCATCGAAGCATTTGATGAGTTGTAAATGCCATCTTGTGCCCCAATTTAAGGGGTAACAATAATGTTGAATCCATCCTCATTATTCTTGAATTAAGCACACAAATTGCGAAGTTTGACTATTATTTGAGGGTGGAAAATCGACGTTAAAATTTTTTTTGTTCCAATGGCACGCAAAGGTATCCGTCTTGACAGATTGTGATATACTCTGCGCGCACTTTATACCTTATTAACAGAGTAAGACAATGACTGATTTATCAAAATACAGAAACATTGGTATTTTCGCGCACGTTGATGCGGGTAAAACTACCACAACTGAGCGTATCCTGAAGCTTACTGGTAAAATCCATAAGACTGGTGAAGTACACGACGGCGAGTCTACAACTGACTTCATGGAGCAAGAAGCTGAGCGTGGTATTACAATCCAGTCTGCAGCAGTAACTTGTGAGTGGAACGGTCACCGCCTGAACGTAATCGACACTCCTGGACACGTAGACTTTACAGTTGAAGTATACCGTTCACTTAAAGTTCTTGACGGTGGTATCGGTGTATTCTGTGGTTCTGGTGGTGTTGAGCCTCAGTCAGAAACAAACTGGCGTTACGCGAACGACTCAGAAGTTGCTCGTCTGATCTTCGTAAACAAACTAGACCGTATGGGTGCAGACTTCTTCAACGTTGTTGACCAAGTTAAGAACGTACTAGGTGCAA from Vibrio hyugaensis includes:
- the radA gene encoding DNA repair protein RadA; its protein translation is MAKAKRAYVCNDCGADFPRWQGQCNACGAWNTITEVRIAASPTVARNERLSGYAGSATESKVQTLSEIDLQEVPRFTSGFKELDRVLGGGVVPGAAILIGGSPGAGKSTLLLQTMCLLSSQMPTLYVTGEESLQQVAMRASRLGLPKDHLKMLSETNVDKICQIAEKEQPRIMVIDSIQVMHVSDVQSSPGSVAQVRESATALTRYAKQNNVAVFIVGHVTKDGTLAGPKVLEHIIDCSVLLDGGTDSRFRTLRSHKNRFGAVNELGVFAMTGQGLKEVNNPSAIFLSRGEEETSGSSVMVVWEGTRPLLVEIQALVDYSQLANPRRVAVGLEQNRLSLLLAVLHKHGGLQMADQDVFVNVVGGVKVTETSADLALVMALLSSFRDRPLPKDVVVFGEVGLAGEIRPVPSGQERLNEAFKHGFKKAIVPAANMPKGGIPGMQIHGVKKLSEAIEAFDEL